ATCGTGACGCGGCACCGCCGGGGCATCCTGCGCGGCATGCAGCCCGAGGAGTCCGCCGTCACGGCCCTCAACACCTCGGGCCGCGCGGTCCTGTTCGCCGGCGGCACGGTGTGCATCGCGCTCGCCGGAATGCTGGTGATGAACATGCGCTTCCTGGACGGTGTCGTCGTCGCCACCTCGCTGACGGTCGTGCTGAGCGTGCTCGCCGCGATCACCCTGCTGCCGGCGCTCCTCGGACTGCTCGGCATGCGGGTGCTCAGCCGCAAGCAGCGCCGCAGGCTCGCCGCCGAGGGACCGGAGTCGGAGGAGGCGAGCGGACTCGCCGCCCGCTGGTCCGCGTTCGTACAGAAGCGTCCGCGAGCGATCGCCGCCGGGGCCCTGGTCGTCATGACGATCCTGGCGCTGCCCGTCCTGTCGATCCGGCTCGGCGCCACCGACCAGGGCAACCACCAGGACTCCACGACCACCCGGCAGGCGTACGACCTGCTCGCCGAAGGCTTCGGGCCCGGCTTCAACGGCCCGCTCCAGGTGGTCGTGGACGGCGGGGACAAGGCCGGCACGGACGCGCTCGTGTCCACCATTCGCTCGACCGACGGAGTCGCCCAGGCCGCCGCCGCGCCGCCCGCGCGGGGCATCACCGTCATCCAGGTCGTACCCACCACGTCACCGCAGTCCGAGAAGACGGACCAGCTGATCGACCGGCTGCGCGACGACGTGATCCCGGCTTCCGGGACCGAGGCGCACGTGGGCGGAGTGACCGCCGTCTTCAAGGACTTCGCGGCCGTCACGGGGGACCGGCTGCCCTACTTCGTAGTGGCGATCATCACGCTCGGCTTCCTCCTCCTGATGGTGGCCTTCCGCTCCCTGGTGGTGCCGCTGACGGCGGCCCTGATGAACCTCATCGCGGCAGCCGCCTCCTTCGGAGTGCTCGTCGCGATCTTCCAGTGGGGCTGGGGCACGGAACTCCTCGGCATCGGCAAGGAGGGGCCGATCACCGCCTTCCTGCCGGTCATCATGCTGTCGCTGCTCTTCGGGCTCTCGATGGACTACCAGGTGTTCCTGGTGAGCCGTATGCACGAGGAGTGGGTGCACACCCGGGACAACGCGCGCGCGGTCCGGGTCGGCCTCGCCGAGACCAGCAGGGTCATCAACTGCGCGGCCCTGATCATGATCTGCGTGTTCTCCGCGTTCGTGCTCAGCGGTGACCTGGAGGGCGCGATGGCGGGCATCGGGCTCGCGGCGGCGGTCGCCCTCGACGCGTTCATCCTGCGTACGGCCCTGGTGCCGGCCGCGATGCACCTGCTGGGCAACTCCAACTGGTGGCTGCCCGCGGGCCTGGAGAAGCGGCTGCCGCACCTGGCGGTGGAGCCCCGCGAGGAGGCCGTCGCCGAGCCCCACGCGCGCGTGGCCGACGCCGAGACCGGCCGCGGCACCGGTACGGGTTCCGGTACCGGCGGCGGTTCCACCGTGATCCACGGCTTCGTCCGCACCCCGGACGGGGAGCCCGTGGAGGGTGCCGCGCTGACCCTGCTCTCCAAGGGCGGCCGTCAGCTCGACCGGGTGACCTCGCTGGCCGACGGCTCGTACATCGTCTCGGTCCCGTCCGCGGGCTCGTACCTGCTGGCCGTGACGGCCCAGGAGCACGCCTCCCGGGCCCGCCATGTGATGGTCGGCGCGGAACCGCTGGTGTACGACGTAGAGCTGGCGGAGGACGAGGTGGACGCGGTGAACTGACCGCGCGAGGCGCCGTGAGGCGCTAAGCGGTGGACTTCCTGGCGGGTTTGGCGGGGTCGGGCAGCGCGTTCGTCATCCCCGGCAGGAAGTCCGTGAACAGTTCGTGCACCTCGCGGACCAGGGGCCGCAGCACGCGGAACCGGGCCAGCGAGACACCGAGCGAGGTGAGGCGGGCGCCGCGTTCGGCGAGGCGGTAACTGCGCTCGCGGCCCTCCGTGCGGTCGAAGATCCAGTACAGGACCAGACCCATCTGCGAGAGCCACAACAACTCGGGAAGCACCTCCCGCAGCTCCTCCGGGATCTTCGCCTTCGAACCGCTCAGCACCTCGCCGCAGACGCCGATGGCCTCCACGCGCGCGTGCTCCGACTCGGGCGAGAACGGGCTGAGCGGGCTGTCCGGATCGGCGGCGTTCTTGAAGAACTGCACGGCGAACTCGTGGTACGGCGTCGCCACGTCCAGCCACGCCTTCAGGACCCCGGCGATCCGCTTCTCCAGATCCCGCTCGTGGTCCAGGACCTCGCGGACGGCCGCCCGGTGCTCCACGGCCATACGGTCGTAGAAGCCCTGGATCAGGTGCTCCTTGCCCGCGAAGTAGTAGTAGGCGTTGCCTACGGAGACCCCGGCCTCCTTGGCGATGGCCCGCATCGTCGTCTTCTCGTAACCCCGTTCCTGGAACAGGCGCATCGCCGTCTCCAGGATCAGGGCCCGGGTCTGCTCGCTCTTGGCGGGCGTACGCGGGGCGCCGGGGCCGTCGGGCACCGCGGAGCCCCTGGCCCCGCCGGAGCTGTCGGGCACGGCGGGACCGTCCGGGCTGGGGGCACTGTCGTTCGCTGCTGGCACGGGACAGAGCCTAACGAGGCGGACAGGTGCCGCTGTCGCAGGCGGGCGGATCGTAGGTCCAGCCGACGGCCGGGTCGTACGACCACCCGTCGGCCGCGCCGTACGTACGCCCGCCCCACTGCCCCTCCTGCCCGCCCCAGTACCCCTCCCGGCGGGCTCGCTGCCCCTCGCGCCACTTGGCGGCGGCGAGCACCGCGCCCCGGGCCAGCCGGGCCCCGGCCGGGGTGCTGAGCCGGTGGGCCATCGGGCGGTGGTCCGCGAGCGCCCACAGGGTGACGATCCAGGCGGCGGTTCCGCGGTAGACCTGGCCCGCGTCGCCGATGACGGTGATCTCGTCGAGGGTCGCGGCGTGGTCGAGCCCGGGGAAGCGGTGTGCGGCCTGTGCCGACCCGGCGGCCACCAGCTCCAGGGGCACCAGTTGCCGCTGCCGTACGAGCCAGTCGCGCAGGAAGGCGCAGAGCGAGCACCGGGCGTCGTACAAGACGGTGAGCCCGCGGACCGGGACGCGTGCGGCGTCCCGGTCCGGTCCGGCGGCGGTCGCCACCGGAGTCACGCCCCGGCCGTCGGCGCGACCCAGCCCTGCGGCGGCACGGGCGGCTGCTGCTCGCGCTCCATGACGCCCCGGCGGCGGATCTTGTTGAGCACGTACACGTTCCCCAGGTGCATCGCGCCGAGCACCAGCAGCACCACGCCGAGCTTGGTCGACAGGGCCTCGAAGACGCCGCGGGCGTCGGTGATCACGTCGTCCTGGTTGAGATAGAGCGCCACGAAGCCGAGGTTCACCAGGTAGAAGCCGACCACCAGGAGGTGGTTGACGGCGTCGGCGAGCTTCTCGTTGCCCTGCAGGACGTCGGCCAGGAAGATGCGCCCGTTGTGGCTGAGCGTCCGCGCCACCCAGACCGTCAGCGCGACGCTGATCAGCAGATATATGACATACGCAACGACCGTGAGGTCCATGTTCCCCGCCCATTCTTGAACGTGTTCAAAAGGCTGTCGAGAGAGAATGTAGACCTGTTTTTGAACACGTTCAAGCGAAGCTTCGGCGGTACGGGTGTGACGTGCGGCTCAGGAGGTTCCTCGGTGGCCGCCCTCAGCCGGTGCGGGCCAACTCCGGCCGCTTGGTGTAGTCGGTGAACCCGATGACATTGCCCCAGGGGTCGGCGACCTCGACGGTCCAGCCGGTGGCGACGGACAGGGGCGCGTCGAGCGGCTGGACGCCGGCGGCGGCGAGGGCGTCGGCCATGCCTCTGGCGTCCCGCACCTCCAGCCACACCCGGGGAGTGGCCCAGGAGGGTGGCCGGTGCGCCAGCTCCCCCTCCAGCCGCAGCAGCACGCCGGGGGTCTCCTTGCCGACCTTCAGCACGGCGATCCCGGCCTCGTCGAGCCGGAACCCGACGGTGAACCCGGCCCGCCGGTAGAAGTCCACGGCCTCGTCGAGACTGC
This sequence is a window from Streptomyces ortus. Protein-coding genes within it:
- a CDS encoding MMPL family transporter, with product MARWCYRHRLVVLILWVGALLGLGFAGSAAGTNYADTFTLPNTDSTRAYDLMQKAFPERSGDTDTVVWKVDGGTARDASVRSRIEPALEEIGRMKGVGEVSSPYAAQGASQVSENGRIAYAQITFTEQANGVPKALVEDVVDTAQGAERAGLQVELGGQAITRTQEPPTGIAETTGILAAAVVLFLAFGSLFAMLLPLVVAIAALGTGLMATSLLSHVTDVPEVAPLLGSLIGLGVGIDYALFIVTRHRRGILRGMQPEESAVTALNTSGRAVLFAGGTVCIALAGMLVMNMRFLDGVVVATSLTVVLSVLAAITLLPALLGLLGMRVLSRKQRRRLAAEGPESEEASGLAARWSAFVQKRPRAIAAGALVVMTILALPVLSIRLGATDQGNHQDSTTTRQAYDLLAEGFGPGFNGPLQVVVDGGDKAGTDALVSTIRSTDGVAQAAAAPPARGITVIQVVPTTSPQSEKTDQLIDRLRDDVIPASGTEAHVGGVTAVFKDFAAVTGDRLPYFVVAIITLGFLLLMVAFRSLVVPLTAALMNLIAAAASFGVLVAIFQWGWGTELLGIGKEGPITAFLPVIMLSLLFGLSMDYQVFLVSRMHEEWVHTRDNARAVRVGLAETSRVINCAALIMICVFSAFVLSGDLEGAMAGIGLAAAVALDAFILRTALVPAAMHLLGNSNWWLPAGLEKRLPHLAVEPREEAVAEPHARVADAETGRGTGTGSGTGGGSTVIHGFVRTPDGEPVEGAALTLLSKGGRQLDRVTSLADGSYIVSVPSAGSYLLAVTAQEHASRARHVMVGAEPLVYDVELAEDEVDAVN
- a CDS encoding TetR/AcrR family transcriptional regulator: MPDGPGAPRTPAKSEQTRALILETAMRLFQERGYEKTTMRAIAKEAGVSVGNAYYYFAGKEHLIQGFYDRMAVEHRAAVREVLDHERDLEKRIAGVLKAWLDVATPYHEFAVQFFKNAADPDSPLSPFSPESEHARVEAIGVCGEVLSGSKAKIPEELREVLPELLWLSQMGLVLYWIFDRTEGRERSYRLAERGARLTSLGVSLARFRVLRPLVREVHELFTDFLPGMTNALPDPAKPARKSTA
- a CDS encoding thiol-disulfide oxidoreductase DCC family protein codes for the protein MTPVATAAGPDRDAARVPVRGLTVLYDARCSLCAFLRDWLVRQRQLVPLELVAAGSAQAAHRFPGLDHAATLDEITVIGDAGQVYRGTAAWIVTLWALADHRPMAHRLSTPAGARLARGAVLAAAKWREGQRARREGYWGGQEGQWGGRTYGAADGWSYDPAVGWTYDPPACDSGTCPPR
- a CDS encoding VOC family protein, translated to MSDEESYELLGFDNVLLPVGSLDEAVDFYRRAGFTVGFRLDEAGIAVLKVGKETPGVLLRLEGELAHRPPSWATPRVWLEVRDARGMADALAAAGVQPLDAPLSVATGWTVEVADPWGNVIGFTDYTKRPELARTG